One genomic region from Desulfonatronovibrio magnus encodes:
- a CDS encoding RAMP superfamily CRISPR-associated protein yields MTFLQFKLLSDACFSSGMGFAGEVDTDIDQETDTGLPTIRGRTIKGLLLEECTLLLNVFNDPKWLMAAHKLFGKPGQADCSYLKVSNAYLPAKFRQEVHNALNRPKHPLSKIDILHSLTSIRYQTRISYETGAPQEHSLRSTRLALKGLEFYSQIFLPLDVSDVEKALIAGCVLSLRRCGLNRNRGWGRTRVRVIDNDRDVTADWAANLQINEGGSK; encoded by the coding sequence ATGACTTTTTTACAATTTAAATTGCTCAGCGATGCCTGCTTCTCCAGCGGGATGGGTTTTGCCGGAGAAGTTGATACTGACATTGATCAGGAAACAGATACTGGATTGCCAACAATTAGGGGCAGAACCATAAAGGGTTTACTTCTGGAAGAATGCACCCTTTTGTTAAATGTTTTTAATGATCCAAAATGGCTGATGGCTGCCCATAAACTTTTTGGCAAGCCAGGCCAGGCTGACTGTTCATATCTAAAGGTCAGTAATGCTTACCTTCCTGCAAAATTCAGGCAGGAAGTGCATAATGCCTTGAATAGACCAAAACACCCTTTGTCAAAGATTGATATACTGCACAGTTTGACCAGTATAAGATATCAGACCAGGATCAGCTATGAAACTGGTGCTCCTCAGGAACATTCATTACGTTCAACCCGTCTTGCTTTGAAAGGGCTTGAATTTTACAGCCAGATATTTTTGCCATTAGATGTTTCAGATGTAGAAAAGGCTCTTATAGCTGGGTGTGTGCTTTCTTTGAGGCGATGTGGCCTTAACCGTAACCGGGGTTGGGGGAGAACAAGGGTTCGAGTTATTGACAATGATCGTGATGTAACTGCTGATTGGGCTGCGAATCTGCAAATCAATGAGGGAGGATCTAAATGA
- a CDS encoding RAMP superfamily CRISPR-associated protein — translation MSQMVIPYTIILNSSLVLTRPGGDTNSAATLPYISGSSIIGALAANWRKTNNKKGNLSGDSEFNNIFLSSNLRCSHAYPVRIAGNQEVRLLPAPLSLWTAKDQPEKVFDLANTAMAEEKMYEPGLRPWQKAFIQFGGGVHFTYPRQEAYVHHQRDREKGKATTDTSIFSYVSLSAGQKFSGYFFCENDEVADFVNNTVCGSTFFLGRSKAAQYGGNIQFNTMNGILKEDFVEADQKVPIDTKKLTVTLTSEYIGRDTKGQYRADAETWLNDFAQAMEMQRQDFDFHDELNVPAVFSKNTLVGGYIPSWHMPRPVRPALVAGSVLLLNCKSQNLSTARLKDLLWKGIGERLPEGFGRFVINWHGMDDDNSEFDVNPIKSETLNIQSYSGNQAEQLITLSQTRMLKKALFERCQSVAARSAKYSSNICRKSALGRIRQEIRTLPANDAVPDFVIQSSFKDNLKKPFFKQLSLCKVGHESLIVWLEKVYKDFEYIKNELQVDDLCNRLFLSDKEKAKDILDQMVVDYRHYMVDFLMQELSRIKSENEEGGE, via the coding sequence ATGAGTCAGATGGTTATTCCATATACCATAATATTGAATTCGTCCCTGGTCCTAACCAGACCAGGTGGCGACACCAACAGTGCTGCTACTCTTCCCTATATCTCAGGCAGTTCAATCATTGGGGCATTGGCAGCAAACTGGAGAAAGACTAACAATAAGAAAGGCAACCTGTCAGGTGATAGCGAATTTAATAACATATTCCTCAGTTCCAACTTGCGCTGCAGCCATGCCTATCCAGTCAGAATAGCTGGTAATCAAGAAGTCAGGCTGCTTCCTGCCCCACTAAGTCTCTGGACGGCAAAAGATCAGCCTGAAAAAGTTTTTGATTTGGCTAATACCGCTATGGCTGAAGAAAAGATGTATGAACCTGGTTTAAGACCGTGGCAAAAGGCTTTTATCCAGTTTGGAGGTGGAGTTCATTTCACATATCCCAGGCAAGAGGCTTATGTGCATCATCAAAGGGATAGAGAAAAGGGCAAGGCTACTACAGATACAAGCATATTCTCTTATGTTTCATTGAGTGCGGGGCAGAAGTTTTCAGGCTATTTTTTCTGTGAGAATGATGAGGTAGCTGATTTTGTGAATAACACTGTCTGTGGTTCTACCTTTTTCCTGGGCCGTTCCAAAGCAGCTCAATATGGAGGAAATATTCAGTTTAATACAATGAATGGAATTCTAAAAGAAGATTTTGTTGAGGCTGATCAAAAGGTTCCAATAGATACAAAAAAGCTGACTGTTACTCTTACCTCTGAATACATTGGGCGCGACACGAAAGGTCAGTATCGCGCAGATGCAGAAACATGGCTTAATGATTTCGCGCAAGCTATGGAAATGCAAAGACAGGATTTTGATTTTCACGATGAATTGAATGTACCGGCGGTTTTTTCTAAAAACACTCTTGTTGGTGGCTATATTCCATCCTGGCATATGCCAAGGCCGGTTAGACCAGCGCTCGTTGCAGGGTCAGTCCTGTTGCTAAATTGCAAATCACAAAATTTAAGCACTGCCCGCTTAAAGGACTTGCTTTGGAAAGGTATTGGAGAGCGCTTGCCTGAAGGTTTCGGAAGGTTTGTAATAAACTGGCATGGAATGGACGATGATAATTCAGAGTTCGATGTAAACCCCATTAAGAGTGAAACCCTTAATATACAAAGTTACTCCGGCAATCAGGCAGAACAGTTGATTACTCTAAGCCAGACACGGATGTTGAAAAAAGCTCTTTTTGAAAGATGCCAAAGCGTTGCAGCCAGATCAGCCAAATATTCAAGTAATATTTGTCGGAAAAGCGCTCTTGGAAGAATCAGGCAGGAAATTAGAACTCTGCCTGCAAATGATGCTGTTCCTGATTTTGTGATACAAAGCAGCTTTAAGGACAATCTGAAGAAACCTTTTTTTAAACAGCTGTCTTTATGCAAAGTTGGCCATGAGTCTTTAATTGTCTGGCTCGAAAAAGTATATAAAGATTTTGAATATATTAAAAATGAGCTGCAAGTAGATGATCTGTGCAACAGGTTGTTTCTGTCGGATAAAGAAAAAGCAAAGGATATTTTGGATCAGATGGTAGTAGACTACAGGCACTATATGGTAGATTTTTTAATGCAGGAGTTGTCCAGAATAAAATCTGAAAATGAAGAAGGGGGAGAGTAA
- a CDS encoding TIGR03986 family type III CRISPR-associated RAMP protein, protein MAKPKKVKIYYNVQEGSISPDQIKSFYKKQGCHVNVNEYKARPGFGVINVNKEEEKQQVLSLGKEVSIEGMQVSILEKDPGKTPKQTDPVVSSLAVGSNEKREPKENFFNPYHFVNIREYTPKYAYTPHDSFAGHNGRITVELKFKTPGFIGDSNSTKYIISKDTLQEEDGPENTKFEETIQKFLSQKTNTNLPLPIFFDPDCRNWSAVNYQKHIKLNNQGNDLSLAKGILKKSKNNTGSKYYIETDEHITCSHRIMDFFERNGQPAIPGSTLKGLLRNIVENLSNSCFPGYDAERDTEYLFHRLDISKELQRKEAVQLKPVVLIKDAEDWKYVEVDQSKVLSEHLFNRIDGGEEENSLAGYFNTEGSFYEKISIRGKNESGKKTGIFAYHEKKSRGRIDPVISVKPCDESFSIEKINSQSLSHPDNKLNKTFPYVGIKSVGKMWAIIRKLRKGNFSTFKIKKISKNLDQLKKELNSFIKTSDSNKREVSYSVSEIRIKKSFDIDTKTQHRAFFVFGEEDFNSAVGNKKLEKLTKKQVDQFRSLLRQRKENSEKIAVDSQGINKSISQDMHDEIYNGMLAFFHRKEGYLTYTTVPQKPYKKDPKSILDRLGKLSCSSIEKLCPACNLFGSANLEPELNSQESIKKTVGYKGKVSLRCANIISTPKDPRMNYVTVKALGAPKPTYYPFYIINNRDDKMNSHNFVDYDHGAINIGRKTYLHHDPKMLDYKDKRQTRFNATIRPVPEGTAFQFQIDFTNLNTYELGLLIYSLEAEYNGQRLRQHIGMGKSLGLGSCELTLKEIELIDIIERYASLEAGSGVKKLEKSEIINFITSYKYAQSANNENDFVQRMNELNSVTPSNDMIENFSQIDSEFFDKQHIYEFHFLNVLNVNAPYMLGLPIVYAAGIEKGFEWYQKAKQDTSQRLFSPKALEEALINSQSMKAYALSQK, encoded by the coding sequence GTGGCAAAGCCAAAAAAAGTTAAAATATATTATAATGTTCAAGAAGGAAGCATTTCCCCTGACCAGATAAAGTCTTTTTACAAAAAACAGGGGTGTCATGTAAATGTAAACGAGTACAAGGCCAGACCAGGTTTCGGGGTCATCAATGTTAATAAGGAAGAAGAAAAGCAGCAGGTTCTTTCCTTAGGTAAAGAAGTAAGCATTGAAGGTATGCAAGTAAGCATATTAGAGAAAGATCCAGGAAAAACCCCAAAACAAACCGATCCGGTTGTCAGTTCCCTTGCAGTTGGCTCCAATGAAAAGAGAGAGCCAAAAGAAAACTTTTTTAATCCATATCATTTTGTCAACATAAGGGAATATACTCCAAAATATGCATATACTCCCCATGACAGTTTCGCAGGGCATAATGGAAGGATAACGGTTGAGCTAAAGTTTAAAACACCAGGGTTTATCGGTGATTCCAATAGCACAAAATATATTATCAGCAAGGATACACTGCAGGAAGAGGATGGACCGGAGAACACTAAGTTTGAAGAAACAATTCAGAAATTTCTTAGCCAGAAGACGAATACTAATTTACCTTTGCCAATTTTCTTTGATCCAGACTGTCGTAACTGGAGTGCCGTCAATTATCAAAAACACATAAAACTTAACAACCAGGGTAATGATTTGTCATTAGCAAAGGGTATTCTGAAAAAATCAAAAAACAATACTGGGTCAAAATATTACATCGAGACAGATGAACATATCACATGTTCTCACAGAATTATGGATTTTTTTGAAAGGAATGGACAACCGGCAATACCCGGCAGCACACTAAAAGGCTTGTTGCGCAACATAGTTGAGAATCTGTCTAACTCATGTTTTCCGGGTTATGATGCAGAAAGAGATACTGAGTATCTCTTTCATCGCCTGGATATTTCGAAGGAGCTGCAGAGAAAAGAGGCAGTACAACTAAAGCCCGTAGTTTTAATCAAAGACGCTGAAGACTGGAAGTATGTTGAAGTTGATCAATCTAAAGTTCTTTCAGAACACCTTTTCAACCGTATAGATGGCGGAGAAGAAGAGAATTCACTGGCTGGCTATTTCAATACTGAGGGATCTTTTTATGAAAAAATTAGCATTCGTGGAAAAAATGAATCAGGCAAGAAGACAGGCATTTTTGCATATCATGAAAAAAAGAGTAGAGGAAGGATTGATCCAGTTATCTCGGTAAAGCCATGTGATGAGTCTTTCTCGATTGAAAAAATTAACAGTCAATCCCTAAGCCATCCTGATAATAAACTGAATAAAACCTTTCCCTATGTTGGAATAAAATCTGTTGGAAAAATGTGGGCTATAATAAGAAAACTTCGGAAAGGAAACTTTTCAACTTTTAAGATAAAAAAAATCTCTAAAAATTTGGATCAACTTAAGAAAGAGTTGAATAGCTTCATTAAAACCTCTGATAGCAATAAGAGGGAAGTTAGCTATAGTGTGTCAGAGATTAGAATAAAAAAATCATTTGATATTGATACCAAGACTCAGCATAGAGCCTTTTTTGTTTTTGGAGAAGAAGATTTTAATTCGGCCGTTGGGAATAAAAAGTTAGAAAAACTTACTAAAAAGCAGGTTGACCAGTTTCGTTCATTACTGCGACAAAGAAAAGAAAATTCAGAAAAAATAGCTGTGGATTCTCAAGGCATCAATAAGAGTATTTCACAGGATATGCATGATGAAATATATAATGGCATGCTTGCTTTCTTTCATCGAAAGGAAGGGTATCTTACTTACACAACAGTACCTCAAAAGCCTTACAAGAAAGATCCCAAAAGTATTCTTGACAGGCTTGGCAAGCTAAGTTGTTCCAGTATTGAAAAACTTTGCCCTGCCTGCAATTTGTTTGGCTCCGCAAACCTTGAGCCTGAATTAAATTCCCAAGAAAGCATAAAAAAAACTGTAGGATATAAAGGAAAAGTTAGCCTGCGCTGTGCAAATATAATCAGTACGCCAAAAGACCCCAGGATGAACTATGTTACTGTTAAAGCTCTGGGAGCTCCCAAGCCTACATATTATCCATTTTATATTATCAATAACCGAGATGATAAAATGAATAGCCATAATTTTGTCGATTATGATCACGGTGCGATTAATATTGGACGAAAAACTTACCTTCACCATGATCCTAAGATGCTGGACTACAAGGACAAGAGACAAACGCGCTTTAATGCAACAATCCGCCCTGTGCCTGAAGGTACTGCTTTCCAGTTTCAAATCGACTTTACTAACTTAAATACATACGAGTTAGGCCTTCTAATTTACAGCCTCGAAGCAGAATACAATGGCCAGCGTCTGAGACAGCACATTGGCATGGGCAAAAGTCTTGGGCTGGGAAGTTGCGAGCTTACACTAAAAGAAATTGAGCTAATTGACATTATAGAGCGTTACGCTTCACTTGAGGCAGGCAGCGGAGTGAAGAAATTAGAAAAAAGCGAAATTATTAATTTTATCACCTCATATAAATATGCACAAAGTGCTAATAATGAAAATGATTTTGTCCAAAGGATGAATGAATTAAACAGCGTAACACCTTCTAACGATATGATTGAAAACTTCTCACAAATTGACAGTGAATTCTTTGACAAACAACATATATATGAATTCCACTTTCTAAATGTTCTTAATGTTAACGCCCCGTACATGCTTGGTCTTCCTATAGTGTACGCTGCAGGAATTGAAAAAGGCTTTGAGTGGTATCAAAAAGCAAAACAGGATACAAGTCAGAGACTTTTCAGCCCTAAGGCACTTGAAGAAGCACTTATAAATAGTCAGTCAATGAAAGCATATGCTTTATCTCAAAAATAA
- the csx19 gene encoding type III-D CRISPR-associated protein Csx19: MIYPYELKKCKAPEYEPVRVGNNGLNELIEEAKTKKPALILGNDLDGVIWGRIESGHVSIAHDVHMPSGPAVWDYKGHKHWGPPLRKDTILDLRIFCHEEELRVWRKGNNLFCCRVRESSNQEVMFLDEPQILIAGKRLAKATCKAGHDYSLVQGPAGQMQALPLDWDGRKQKYRLWVRHYAMPDKESGMLTYQESRLIKVDTYDLGVD; encoded by the coding sequence ATGATATATCCATACGAGTTAAAAAAATGTAAGGCTCCAGAGTATGAACCTGTCAGAGTTGGAAATAATGGTCTAAATGAACTCATTGAAGAAGCTAAAACCAAAAAGCCTGCCTTGATACTTGGCAATGACTTAGATGGTGTTATCTGGGGGCGGATTGAAAGTGGGCATGTCAGCATTGCTCATGATGTACATATGCCTTCAGGCCCAGCAGTGTGGGACTATAAAGGGCATAAGCACTGGGGGCCTCCCTTAAGAAAGGATACCATCTTGGATTTACGTATTTTTTGTCATGAAGAAGAACTAAGAGTTTGGCGTAAGGGTAATAACTTATTTTGCTGCAGGGTTCGGGAGTCATCAAACCAGGAAGTGATGTTTCTTGATGAGCCACAAATTCTTATAGCTGGAAAACGATTAGCAAAAGCTACTTGCAAGGCTGGGCATGACTATTCATTGGTTCAGGGGCCTGCTGGACAAATGCAGGCTCTGCCTCTTGACTGGGATGGAAGAAAACAGAAGTACAGGCTATGGGTCAGGCATTATGCCATGCCAGACAAAGAAAGTGGAATGCTAACTTACCAGGAAAGCAGGTTAATAAAAGTAGATACATACGATTTAGGAGTTGATTAA
- a CDS encoding CatA-like O-acetyltransferase, producing the protein MQNINYHEWKRREQYEFFVGMDCPYFSLTTDLDITKTRAYMKENQIPSYLGMIYIVSRALNLVEEFRVRLNLHCDPPEVLLYDIVHPSYAVLIKNSDKLNFCRGIFDPDSMEFLTTNKALMKKAETETNLELDPNRDDLIYISCLPWIHFKSISHPINYNPADFFPRITWGRFVEQGSKVIMALNVNVHHGLIDGLHVSHFIDNLIDLIKSPENVFS; encoded by the coding sequence ATGCAGAATATTAATTATCATGAATGGAAAAGGCGGGAGCAATATGAGTTTTTTGTTGGCATGGACTGTCCGTACTTCAGCCTGACCACGGACTTGGATATTACCAAAACACGAGCCTATATGAAGGAAAATCAGATACCTTCATATCTTGGGATGATATATATAGTATCCAGGGCATTAAATTTAGTTGAAGAATTCCGGGTTAGGCTGAACCTACATTGCGACCCACCCGAGGTACTTCTGTACGACATAGTGCACCCATCTTATGCTGTGCTAATAAAAAATTCTGACAAGCTAAATTTTTGCAGAGGAATATTCGATCCAGACTCAATGGAATTTCTAACAACAAACAAAGCCCTGATGAAAAAAGCTGAAACAGAAACTAATCTTGAACTCGATCCGAACAGAGACGATCTCATTTACATAAGCTGCCTTCCATGGATTCACTTCAAATCAATTTCACACCCCATAAACTACAATCCTGCTGATTTTTTTCCAAGAATTACCTGGGGGCGCTTCGTAGAACAGGGTAGTAAAGTTATTATGGCCCTTAATGTTAACGTACATCATGGCCTCATTGACGGCCTGCATGTTTCGCATTTTATTGACAATCTAATAGATCTGATTAAGTCACCTGAAAATGTTTTTTCTTAA
- a CDS encoding lecithin retinol acyltransferase family protein, with protein MAKGDHIYVFRAGYTHHGIDCGDGTVIHYSGDLSSKRGASVRRISMREFAGTRKVHTKYHCSSNDSETTVRRAQSRLGESRYNLLKNNCEHFATWCKNGKAESTQVKRIADTVIKVSYLTAVRYLGKTAFIGPAGPALIDGGFAGYTVYKAWKYLRNS; from the coding sequence ATGGCCAAGGGGGATCATATTTATGTATTTCGTGCAGGCTATACTCATCATGGAATTGATTGCGGGGACGGAACTGTGATTCATTATAGTGGGGATCTGTCAAGCAAGCGGGGTGCTTCGGTTCGCAGGATATCAATGAGAGAATTTGCAGGGACAAGAAAAGTCCATACAAAATATCACTGTAGCAGCAATGATTCTGAAACCACAGTACGACGTGCCCAGTCTCGTCTCGGAGAGAGTAGATATAACCTTCTGAAGAATAATTGTGAGCATTTTGCTACATGGTGTAAAAATGGAAAGGCCGAAAGCACCCAGGTAAAGAGAATAGCTGATACAGTCATAAAAGTGTCTTACCTGACCGCAGTCAGATATTTGGGAAAGACTGCTTTCATTGGGCCTGCTGGTCCTGCTCTGATAGATGGAGGTTTTGCAGGCTACACAGTTTATAAAGCTTGGAAGTACTTGAGAAATTCATAG
- a CDS encoding RAMP superfamily CRISPR-associated protein translates to MKNYIDDMSPNFNARSLSGRLEVKAVLELTSPAHLGGVTSHSLSDHAILIDHQGRPYLPGTTLTGLLRHHMHKLMHNDHHKPLGVTELDDIADLFGSRWDVESDDQSSIIVDDAFFDSDQAVKTELRDGVAISCRTGSAIPGKKFDREWLAVGSRFYLSFELLLCNDNEKCKNRLKWFSVLLQALEEEQVSVGARSSRGFGRCRAKDFAYRLFDTGSMTGMLQWLGAGGGLPDSWPNLEYKKAATVKDMFSELNKTLGMSTNELSTSRVPCLNVQIKMSCPGSMLIKSSMNQPDNADSIHIHRLHQNSSFVPVIPGTSMAGILRHRALKISNTIAGESNRYLAEQLIDSLFGPEIKPGQGKVPKSSRIIVEEAVLQGEPELINHARVMIDRWQGGAFKHNLFDALVLFGSSVTIKWKVENPLPADHELGLMLCLVKDLFTGNLLVGAETGVGRGVLYGIAATVSIQGSSPHLIQLKGDARGSLEIAESEKDVNPYFTALRNYLQGEAK, encoded by the coding sequence ATGAAAAATTATATTGATGATATGTCCCCCAATTTCAACGCACGTTCATTGTCTGGGCGACTGGAAGTTAAAGCTGTTCTGGAATTGACATCTCCAGCTCATTTGGGTGGGGTTACAAGTCATAGTTTATCCGATCATGCAATATTGATAGATCATCAGGGTCGACCATATCTGCCAGGCACAACTCTAACTGGCCTGTTGCGACATCATATGCATAAGCTCATGCATAATGATCATCATAAGCCCTTAGGTGTTACTGAGCTTGATGATATTGCAGACCTTTTTGGTAGTCGCTGGGATGTTGAAAGTGATGATCAATCATCTATAATTGTCGACGATGCCTTTTTTGATTCAGATCAGGCAGTAAAAACTGAATTAAGGGATGGTGTTGCAATTTCATGCAGAACAGGATCAGCCATTCCTGGGAAAAAGTTTGATAGAGAGTGGCTGGCAGTAGGGAGCAGGTTTTACCTCTCATTTGAACTCTTGCTCTGCAATGATAATGAAAAATGTAAAAACCGTTTAAAATGGTTTAGCGTATTGCTTCAAGCTCTGGAAGAAGAGCAAGTCAGCGTTGGTGCGAGAAGCAGTCGCGGTTTTGGACGTTGCCGTGCTAAAGATTTTGCTTACAGGCTTTTTGACACAGGCTCAATGACAGGGATGCTTCAATGGCTTGGCGCTGGAGGTGGGTTGCCTGATAGCTGGCCTAATCTTGAATATAAGAAAGCTGCGACAGTGAAAGATATGTTCAGCGAACTTAATAAAACTTTAGGAATGTCAACAAATGAGCTGTCGACTTCAAGGGTCCCCTGTCTGAATGTTCAGATAAAAATGTCCTGCCCGGGCTCAATGCTTATAAAATCCAGCATGAATCAGCCAGACAATGCTGATTCAATTCATATTCACCGTTTGCACCAGAACTCAAGTTTTGTTCCGGTAATTCCTGGAACATCCATGGCAGGTATATTACGACACAGGGCTTTAAAGATATCCAACACCATAGCAGGAGAATCCAATAGATATCTTGCAGAGCAGCTTATAGACAGTCTTTTTGGGCCGGAAATAAAACCTGGTCAGGGCAAAGTACCCAAGTCTTCAAGAATAATAGTTGAAGAAGCTGTTCTTCAAGGTGAACCTGAGCTTATTAATCATGCGAGAGTTATGATAGACAGATGGCAAGGTGGTGCTTTCAAACATAACCTTTTTGATGCCCTGGTATTATTCGGCTCATCAGTGACTATAAAATGGAAAGTCGAAAATCCGTTGCCAGCGGACCATGAGCTTGGTCTGATGTTGTGTCTAGTGAAAGATTTATTCACAGGCAATTTGCTTGTTGGTGCTGAAACTGGAGTAGGGCGTGGCGTACTTTATGGTATTGCGGCCACTGTAAGTATTCAAGGTAGTTCGCCTCATCTCATTCAGTTGAAAGGAGATGCCAGAGGATCACTAGAAATCGCTGAAAGCGAAAAAGATGTAAATCCATACTTCACTGCCTTGAGAAACTATCTGCAAGGGGAAGCCAAATGA